Proteins encoded within one genomic window of Bacteroides sedimenti:
- a CDS encoding helix-turn-helix domain-containing protein produces the protein MIDIKEICKRRGITQAELAQRMGISASTLAQSIHGNPRLDRVQAIADALNISIGELFPHGQGSFTALISYEDKLFKATTFERLNDIINHLKVKEMLRTAKEFRIEKPYGMIYNIACNKALVFNREYQRIGETSGIISIFNAELENVNLSGLTKEMEEKLFETIRIDKGNPIGFFYSDKTSPCISREDEEKQLDLIDIYNQRIDLLFKLLPELQNMWK, from the coding sequence ATGATTGACATTAAAGAAATTTGTAAGCGGAGAGGTATAACTCAAGCAGAACTTGCCCAACGCATGGGCATCAGCGCCTCCACTCTGGCCCAAAGTATCCACGGCAATCCACGGCTTGACAGGGTACAGGCCATTGCCGATGCCTTAAACATCTCTATCGGTGAGCTGTTCCCTCACGGGCAAGGCTCCTTCACCGCATTAATTTCCTATGAGGACAAGCTATTTAAAGCAACCACCTTTGAACGCTTAAATGATATTATTAACCACTTAAAAGTAAAAGAAATGTTAAGAACCGCCAAAGAATTCAGAATAGAAAAGCCTTACGGCATGATTTACAACATAGCATGCAACAAAGCTTTAGTATTTAACAGAGAGTATCAGCGTATTGGTGAGACCAGTGGAATTATAAGCATTTTCAATGCGGAATTAGAAAATGTGAATCTCTCCGGACTCACAAAAGAAATGGAAGAAAAACTTTTCGAAACCATCAGAATTGACAAAGGTAACCCAATCGGTTTTTTCTATTCCGACAAGACATCTCCTTGCATCAGCCGAGAAGATGAAGAAAAACAATTAGATCTTATCGATATATATAATCAACGAATCGACCTCTTATTCAAATTATTACCAGAACTTCAGAACATGTGGAAGTAA
- a CDS encoding outer membrane beta-barrel protein: protein MKMKKTILTTLLLVCISCSLYAQKGYEKSIELGGAFGVDEFKKKSFEIDMINGYRFNDYFSLGAGLGFCYTSALIYKTYSYEGLGEICLMPLYGRIKTNFTNSNVSPFILVDLGYTFDLGENFLRKTYDLMIEPAFGVDFKLNEKKLGFYFFVGYNLQNASYTYMRELRNYLEKGTAESISIKGGIRF, encoded by the coding sequence ATGAAAATGAAAAAAACGATTTTAACGACTTTGCTACTTGTATGTATATCCTGTTCTTTATATGCACAAAAAGGTTATGAAAAATCTATCGAATTAGGGGGTGCATTTGGTGTAGATGAATTTAAAAAAAAATCTTTTGAAATTGATATGATTAACGGTTATCGTTTTAATGATTATTTTTCTTTAGGTGCAGGTTTGGGCTTTTGTTATACAAGTGCTTTAATTTATAAAACTTACTCATATGAAGGTCTTGGTGAGATATGTTTAATGCCTCTTTATGGTAGAATAAAAACCAATTTTACAAATTCAAATGTATCTCCATTTATCTTAGTAGACCTTGGCTACACTTTCGATTTAGGAGAGAATTTCCTAAGAAAAACCTATGACTTAATGATTGAACCTGCATTTGGAGTTGACTTTAAACTTAATGAAAAAAAACTAGGTTTTTACTTTTTTGTGGGCTATAACTTGCAAAATGCAAGTTATACATACATGAGAGAGCTAAGGAATTATTTAGAAAAAGGTACGGCTGAATCAATTTCGATTAAAGGAGGTATTAGATTTTAA
- a CDS encoding universal stress protein, protein MKKILIALDYDKTAEIVANAGFELAKQMNAEITLLHVVHELPMYYSVDSCPSAYEMYIENVEGLKKASLNFLNDIKKRLGDESVCIIVKDGEIAWTILETAKEISADIIVIGSHSRKWLESITMGDDAKMIMKRTTIPVYVVPFKKENKQIPDE, encoded by the coding sequence ATGAAAAAAATACTGATAGCACTTGATTACGATAAGACAGCGGAAATTGTTGCTAATGCGGGCTTTGAGCTTGCTAAACAGATGAATGCAGAAATTACATTGCTCCATGTGGTACACGAATTGCCAATGTATTATTCGGTAGACAGCTGTCCTTCTGCTTACGAAATGTATATTGAAAACGTAGAAGGACTAAAAAAAGCCAGTCTGAATTTTCTGAATGATATAAAGAAAAGGCTTGGCGACGAATCTGTTTGTATAATAGTAAAAGATGGTGAGATTGCCTGGACCATCCTGGAGACTGCTAAGGAAATAAGTGCTGATATTATTGTTATTGGCTCTCATAGCAGAAAATGGCTGGAAAGTATCACTATGGGTGATGATGCCAAAATGATTATGAAAAGGACAACCATCCCGGTTTATGTCGTTCCATTTAAAAAAGAAAACAAACAGATTCCGGATGAATAA
- a CDS encoding TonB-dependent receptor, whose amino-acid sequence MKQYIILCLLLFINQPFISQNTFKAIIKDKENKEALAGVSTYVPSTSQGSSSDINGFVTINNISTGKYLIRFSMIGYKEQKMQVAFPALRDTVYQIFMEEEKNELDEIIVTSTRSSRSIANIPTRVETIVAGELEEKAVMQPASIKMLLTESTGIQTQQTSQLSSSASIRIQGLDGKYTQLLQDGFPLYSGFAGGLSILQIPPLNLKSVEIIKGSSSTLYGGGAIAGLVNLITKAPEDKKELSVLLNANATSAFDGSAFCSQKYGNSGFTLYASGNLQKAYDVNKDGFSDIPRFNRYTVNPTFFFYPDKNTTLSVGGNVAIETRKGGDMAVLKGLSNDVHLYYESNNSNRYSSQLKYQHTFAGQSVLTVKNSIGYFKRIIERHGYDFGGKQLSIFTEANLLIPGKRSEWNLGTNYTSDAFKQSGNTLGKLNYTNAVFGLFAQNTYNITNRFLAESGLRADLTSGNRVYLLPRISFLYKINQQLSSRFGGGLGYKMPTIFSEDAEERAFQNILPLNSNPVRAEKSYGISADINYKSTLGENLFFSINQMLFYTVIHKPLILSPVSDTDKYAFINASGNMETRGFETNVKLSYEDVSCFLGYTFTGAVRKFNRNTINNPLTSKHRLNANLMYELDDKLRLAYELFYFGRQYLTSGERVRDYWVMGASAQYEWGRITFFVNYENFIDTRQSRWEPMYTGTIQNPQFREIYAPTDGALFNGGIRINL is encoded by the coding sequence ATGAAGCAATACATTATTCTATGTCTGTTATTATTTATCAACCAGCCATTTATCTCTCAAAATACATTTAAGGCAATCATCAAAGACAAGGAAAACAAGGAGGCTCTTGCCGGAGTTTCCACCTACGTACCCTCCACATCGCAGGGAAGTAGTTCCGATATAAACGGATTTGTAACAATTAATAATATTTCTACCGGGAAATATCTTATCAGGTTCTCAATGATAGGATACAAGGAACAGAAAATGCAGGTAGCCTTTCCTGCTCTTCGCGATACAGTTTATCAGATATTCATGGAAGAAGAGAAGAATGAACTCGATGAAATCATTGTTACATCTACCCGAAGCAGCCGAAGCATTGCCAATATCCCCACGCGGGTAGAAACCATCGTAGCTGGAGAGTTGGAAGAAAAAGCGGTGATGCAGCCGGCAAGTATCAAAATGCTGCTGACAGAAAGTACAGGAATACAAACGCAACAAACCTCTCAACTTTCTAGTAGTGCCAGCATCCGTATACAAGGACTCGATGGAAAGTATACACAACTTCTACAAGATGGTTTCCCTTTGTATTCGGGATTTGCAGGAGGACTAAGCATCTTGCAGATTCCGCCTCTCAACCTTAAGAGCGTGGAAATTATCAAAGGCTCATCTTCTACGCTTTACGGTGGAGGAGCTATTGCCGGATTGGTTAACCTCATTACCAAAGCGCCCGAAGATAAAAAAGAACTGTCCGTATTGCTCAATGCCAATGCCACATCTGCTTTTGATGGCAGCGCTTTTTGCTCACAGAAATATGGAAATTCCGGATTTACTCTTTACGCATCGGGCAATCTCCAGAAAGCGTATGATGTCAATAAAGACGGATTCTCTGATATACCCCGCTTTAACCGATATACCGTCAATCCCACGTTCTTTTTCTATCCTGATAAGAACACCACATTAAGTGTTGGAGGCAATGTAGCCATCGAGACCAGAAAGGGGGGAGACATGGCTGTTCTCAAAGGACTTTCGAATGATGTGCATCTGTATTATGAAAGTAATAACAGCAACAGATACTCTTCGCAGCTGAAATATCAACATACCTTTGCCGGTCAGTCTGTGCTCACAGTGAAGAACAGCATCGGATATTTTAAAAGAATCATTGAACGGCATGGCTATGATTTTGGAGGGAAACAGCTCTCTATCTTTACTGAAGCAAATCTCTTGATACCGGGAAAACGTTCTGAATGGAACCTGGGTACAAACTATACCAGCGATGCTTTCAAGCAATCGGGGAATACTTTAGGCAAGCTGAATTACACAAATGCAGTATTTGGACTCTTTGCTCAGAATACGTATAATATTACCAACCGGTTTCTTGCAGAGAGCGGATTAAGAGCCGACCTCACCAGTGGCAACAGGGTTTACCTGCTGCCCCGTATTTCTTTTCTGTACAAAATAAACCAGCAGCTTTCCTCGCGGTTTGGTGGCGGATTGGGATATAAAATGCCTACTATCTTTTCAGAAGATGCTGAAGAAAGAGCATTTCAGAATATACTTCCGCTCAATTCAAACCCGGTTAGGGCTGAAAAATCATATGGAATCAGTGCCGATATCAATTATAAAAGCACATTGGGCGAGAATCTGTTTTTTAGCATTAACCAAATGTTATTTTACACGGTTATCCATAAACCGCTTATCTTGAGCCCGGTTTCCGATACAGATAAATATGCATTCATCAATGCTTCTGGCAATATGGAAACGAGAGGTTTCGAAACGAATGTAAAACTGAGTTATGAAGATGTTTCCTGCTTTTTGGGATATACCTTTACTGGTGCAGTTAGGAAGTTCAATCGTAACACCATTAACAATCCGCTTACTTCCAAACACCGTCTTAACGCTAATCTGATGTACGAACTCGACGATAAGTTGCGTTTGGCATACGAGCTTTTTTATTTCGGACGTCAGTATCTAACCAGCGGCGAGAGAGTGCGCGATTATTGGGTGATGGGTGCATCTGCACAATATGAATGGGGGAGAATAACCTTCTTTGTGAATTACGAAAACTTTATCGACACACGCCAGTCACGCTGGGAACCTATGTATACCGGCACCATTCAGAATCCTCAATTCAGAGAGATTTATGCACCTACTGATGGTGCTTTATTTAACGGGGGCATACGAATTAACTTGTAA
- a CDS encoding ferredoxin has translation MAIKKVWLDESENECISCGACEVACPEVFEVPDKMIVKSGVDFSQFESEILDAVDSCPSEVIKYEMTDDE, from the coding sequence ATGGCAATTAAAAAAGTGTGGCTAGACGAAAGCGAGAACGAATGTATTTCTTGTGGAGCTTGTGAAGTAGCATGTCCCGAGGTATTTGAAGTGCCCGATAAAATGATAGTGAAATCAGGTGTTGATTTCAGTCAGTTTGAATCAGAGATTCTGGATGCAGTAGATAGCTGTCCTTCAGAGGTTATAAAGTACGAGATGACAGACGATGAATAA
- a CDS encoding AAA family ATPase, whose amino-acid sequence MKILAIRGRNLASLEGDFEIDFTVEPLRSAGLFAITGSTGSGKSTLLDALCLPLFDTTPRLSSVSSNNNIQDNKSDTITLKDSRNILRRGTVEGMAQVDFVSLDGEHYRSTWQVGRAGSKASGRLRNVSIILLNLTTNVEEQGTKTELLKKIVSLIGLTFDQFTRSVLLAQGDFATFLKARPGDKAELLEKLTGTDIYSRISQSIFQKSKDAAQDLKQLRDQIQGIELLSDEQVEQLEQERRQIDGETVVMRKQVEMLNQKIGWIKQEQELLREVALGQTNLAGAKAAIEEAKPRYDYVARVDEVQEVRDIYNELQGNLRQGVIHKSGLQVKQQEEKKNAVLIIQASVRQKECQERQRQANEIAEKKEPEILRARELDAKLEVVKRNGVQAKKDSDAALALKAKFENDLQNVSKQIVKENNKIVDLNKWFESKEPYKEVVQRVDLIVNLLNTAQSAHRQAVSCDQTLKSRREMLETEKLRLEATRKEADKLDKLLPAEIIALRAQLSEGVPCPVCGSLHHPLRDEELAGGRSLQEEELNRAKEEAKKQLEQFAATIEECGKEITRLSAMAESYRKQHADAMTDAEGCLGSLPGWKEEFTQGQLQDRLQKVASEWNRNQIELTRLREKSAGLQTALVSGKNNLEESVKSVVDKELKLKEFRNEYNGLLDERKKLLDGKPADEVVALIQKEKKSAEEELRKVSEELNRLTSNGESLKGAIKETMSTITRLEERNALLQKELDQWIADRNGVITQEMVAQLLQKDNAWLASEKRMLDLLKKNELTIGATLQERKKRLELHLAASIRPQGEEETMEKLQSSLLEINARMDGMMKRSGEINALFTAYKDGKEKVKKFQKELPVKESLSENWSKLNELFGSATGSKFKEIAQGYTLDVLLSYANKHLQELSRRYELRRIPDTLGLQVIDLDMLGEIRSVHTLSGGESFLVSLALALGLSSLSSNRMRVESLFIDEGFGSLDADTLRVAMDALERLQTLGRKIGVISHVSEMNEHIATQIRVEKSVNGKSRILITG is encoded by the coding sequence ATGAAGATATTAGCGATTAGAGGACGGAACCTGGCCTCTCTGGAGGGAGATTTTGAGATTGATTTTACGGTAGAACCATTACGCTCTGCCGGATTGTTTGCTATTACCGGCAGCACCGGGTCGGGTAAATCGACGTTGCTCGATGCCCTTTGTCTGCCTCTTTTCGACACTACACCTCGTTTAAGCAGTGTCAGCAGTAACAACAACATACAAGATAATAAAAGTGACACCATAACCCTGAAAGACAGTCGCAATATCCTTCGCAGAGGAACGGTGGAAGGAATGGCGCAGGTCGATTTCGTTTCGCTGGATGGCGAGCACTACCGCTCCACCTGGCAGGTAGGACGAGCAGGAAGCAAAGCATCCGGACGTTTGAGGAATGTATCCATCATCTTGCTGAACCTCACCACGAATGTGGAAGAACAGGGCACCAAGACCGAACTCCTGAAAAAGATCGTCTCCCTTATCGGACTCACCTTCGATCAGTTTACCCGTTCTGTACTGCTGGCACAGGGAGATTTTGCAACCTTCCTAAAAGCCCGGCCGGGCGACAAGGCAGAACTGCTCGAGAAGCTTACCGGCACCGATATCTATTCCCGCATTTCTCAGTCCATCTTCCAAAAGTCTAAGGATGCAGCTCAGGATCTCAAACAGCTGAGAGACCAGATTCAGGGAATTGAACTTCTTTCTGACGAACAGGTGGAGCAGCTGGAACAGGAACGTAGGCAGATAGACGGAGAAACGGTGGTGATGCGGAAGCAGGTCGAAATGCTGAATCAAAAGATTGGGTGGATTAAACAGGAACAAGAGCTTCTTCGTGAGGTGGCTTTGGGGCAAACTAATCTGGCAGGAGCGAAAGCAGCCATCGAGGAGGCGAAACCCCGGTACGATTATGTAGCTCGGGTGGACGAGGTTCAGGAAGTTCGTGATATCTACAACGAACTCCAGGGTAACCTCAGGCAGGGCGTGATCCATAAAAGCGGTTTGCAGGTCAAACAACAGGAAGAGAAGAAAAATGCAGTGCTGATCATTCAGGCTTCAGTCAGACAGAAAGAGTGTCAAGAGCGCCAGCGCCAAGCGAATGAAATCGCCGAAAAAAAAGAACCCGAGATTCTCCGCGCCCGCGAGCTGGACGCCAAACTGGAGGTGGTAAAACGAAATGGCGTACAGGCAAAGAAGGATTCCGATGCCGCCCTGGCCCTTAAGGCGAAGTTTGAAAATGATTTGCAGAATGTAAGCAAACAAATTGTAAAAGAGAATAATAAGATAGTAGACTTAAATAAATGGTTTGAGTCTAAAGAACCCTACAAAGAGGTGGTTCAACGGGTAGATCTGATCGTGAATCTACTTAATACCGCCCAAAGCGCCCACAGACAAGCAGTCAGTTGCGATCAGACGCTGAAAAGCCGTCGTGAAATGCTCGAGACAGAGAAATTGCGATTGGAAGCCACCAGAAAGGAAGCTGATAAGCTAGATAAACTTCTTCCTGCTGAAATCATCGCCCTGCGTGCTCAGTTGAGTGAAGGTGTGCCATGCCCTGTGTGCGGCAGCCTGCATCATCCTTTGCGTGATGAAGAGTTGGCCGGTGGTCGAAGCTTACAAGAAGAGGAATTAAATCGCGCCAAAGAGGAGGCAAAGAAACAACTAGAACAGTTTGCGGCAACTATTGAGGAGTGCGGAAAGGAGATTACCCGTCTCTCCGCCATGGCTGAGAGTTACCGCAAGCAACATGCCGATGCCATGACCGATGCAGAAGGGTGTCTTGGCTCTCTGCCCGGTTGGAAAGAGGAATTTACTCAGGGACAGTTACAGGACAGGCTTCAGAAAGTGGCTTCCGAATGGAACCGGAATCAGATTGAGCTGACCCGACTTCGGGAGAAGAGTGCCGGATTGCAGACCGCCCTTGTTTCCGGGAAGAATAACCTTGAAGAATCAGTTAAATCGGTAGTAGATAAAGAACTGAAGCTGAAAGAGTTTCGCAATGAATACAATGGGCTTCTTGACGAGCGGAAAAAACTCTTGGACGGTAAACCCGCCGATGAAGTAGTTGCATTGATTCAGAAAGAGAAGAAGAGCGCCGAAGAAGAACTTCGCAAGGTGTCCGAAGAGTTGAACCGACTCACATCCAATGGTGAGAGTCTGAAGGGGGCCATTAAGGAGACAATGAGTACTATTACCCGTTTGGAAGAGCGTAACGCCCTCTTGCAAAAAGAACTCGATCAGTGGATTGCCGATCGCAACGGGGTCATCACCCAAGAAATGGTGGCGCAACTCCTGCAAAAAGACAATGCATGGCTGGCTTCCGAGAAGCGAATGCTCGATCTGTTGAAGAAGAACGAGCTGACTATCGGCGCCACGCTTCAGGAACGTAAAAAAAGACTGGAACTACATCTGGCAGCTTCGATTCGTCCGCAGGGAGAGGAAGAAACAATGGAAAAGCTGCAATCCTCTTTACTGGAGATCAATGCTCGGATGGACGGCATGATGAAACGTAGCGGAGAGATTAACGCCCTCTTTACAGCCTATAAAGACGGAAAAGAAAAGGTGAAGAAGTTCCAGAAAGAGCTGCCCGTCAAGGAGTCTCTTTCCGAAAACTGGAGCAAGCTCAACGAACTTTTCGGGTCGGCTACTGGATCCAAGTTTAAGGAAATTGCACAAGGTTATACGCTCGATGTATTGCTTTCCTATGCCAATAAACACCTTCAGGAACTATCTAGGCGATATGAACTAAGACGTATACCCGATACGCTGGGTCTTCAGGTGATCGATCTAGATATGCTAGGCGAAATCCGGAGCGTACATACCCTTTCCGGTGGGGAGTCGTTCCTTGTCTCATTGGCATTGGCGTTGGGACTTTCCTCTCTTTCGTCAAACCGCATGCGGGTGGAGTCGCTTTTCATCGACGAAGGCTTTGGTTCGCTCGATGCCGATACATTGCGAGTGGCAATGGATGCTCTCGAAAGGCTTCAGACGTTGGGGCGCAAAATAGGGGTTATCTCACACGTCAGTGAGATGAACGAGCATATTGCCACGCAGATTCGAGTGGAGAAATCGGTTAATGGAAAAAGTCGCATTCTCATTACGGGCTAA
- a CDS encoding exonuclease SbcCD subunit D produces MKLIHTADWHIGQTFFDYNRKAEHLCFLAWLRNQLREQATDVLLIAGDVFDTPNPSAESQKIFYQFLHEITSDNPSLQVVIIAGNHDSAARLEAPDPLLQEMNITVKGVVRRTSEGEIDFQRLIVPLIKDGQVEAWCMVVPYLRQGDYPEAESYPLGVKAMYDALLQEVLKIREPNQAIVAMGHLHAAGGIVSEEDRSERTVVGGVECVTPDTFSALIAYTALGHLHRGQQVCGREEVRYAGAPLPMSFAEKNYKQSVALVEIEASAVTKIERLYFDAPVKLLTIPDEAKPMEDVLQEIARLPEGEITENSSYLEVKVLITEPEPSFRFRIEEALKDKSVRLARLGSVQQGGAVEAKVFSYEELQKITPMEIARMEFEKQYGGTEMPETMKQLLQSVIQEIEHEDISD; encoded by the coding sequence ATAAAACTAATTCATACGGCAGATTGGCATATCGGACAAACCTTTTTCGACTATAACCGCAAGGCGGAGCATCTCTGCTTCCTGGCATGGCTCAGAAACCAGCTGCGGGAACAGGCTACGGATGTACTGCTTATTGCAGGCGATGTGTTCGATACACCCAACCCATCAGCCGAGTCACAGAAAATCTTCTATCAGTTCCTTCACGAAATTACTTCAGATAATCCCTCCCTTCAGGTGGTGATAATTGCCGGCAATCACGATTCCGCTGCACGTCTCGAGGCACCGGACCCTCTTTTGCAGGAAATGAATATCACTGTAAAAGGAGTTGTAAGACGTACGTCTGAAGGGGAGATTGACTTTCAACGGCTGATTGTTCCTCTCATAAAAGATGGTCAGGTGGAGGCTTGGTGCATGGTGGTGCCGTACCTGCGTCAGGGAGATTACCCCGAAGCGGAAAGTTATCCGTTGGGTGTTAAGGCTATGTATGATGCCTTGCTTCAGGAAGTACTCAAGATACGTGAGCCCAATCAGGCAATTGTGGCGATGGGACATCTGCATGCCGCCGGAGGAATTGTTTCTGAGGAAGACCGGTCGGAAAGAACCGTGGTGGGAGGTGTAGAGTGTGTGACACCCGACACCTTTTCGGCCTTGATAGCTTATACCGCTCTGGGACACCTTCACCGTGGGCAGCAGGTTTGCGGACGAGAGGAGGTGCGTTATGCCGGTGCACCGCTTCCGATGTCGTTTGCCGAGAAGAACTACAAACAGAGTGTGGCATTGGTAGAAATAGAAGCTTCAGCTGTGACTAAGATTGAAAGACTATATTTCGATGCTCCCGTAAAACTACTGACCATTCCCGATGAGGCTAAACCAATGGAGGATGTGCTGCAAGAAATTGCCAGGCTTCCCGAAGGGGAGATTACAGAAAACTCTTCTTATCTGGAGGTAAAGGTACTCATTACCGAACCTGAGCCTTCATTTCGGTTCAGAATAGAGGAAGCCTTGAAAGACAAATCGGTACGTCTTGCACGACTTGGCTCTGTTCAGCAGGGAGGTGCGGTTGAAGCAAAGGTGTTTAGCTACGAAGAGCTGCAAAAAATTACACCGATGGAGATTGCCCGTATGGAGTTCGAGAAACAGTATGGTGGCACCGAAATGCCCGAAACGATGAAGCAACTGCTGCAAAGCGTAATTCAGGAAATAGAACATGAAGATATTAGCGATTAG
- a CDS encoding peroxiredoxin: MINFLLDNIWLILFVIIGLSLLAYRSKFRKIVYQTDSWLINIKPVFADELRGIIGNICIEHYKYKKYRNYYRGFLVSFVVLLIFYFDFIGFTQIEPTAGEKEKVGVGSILPSFSLRDQYGNVFVTDSVIGKNYLVLFFYNSDNSPNSLREVWAFRDNLDDFKAVGAKVIGIGKESVSSHKQFSTENDLFFPLLSDEGNKIRKLFRVPSNMLGYMPGRVTYIVDKTGKVIYVHSSQVRTYKHATNALRFLENMK, from the coding sequence ATGATAAACTTTCTTCTTGATAATATTTGGCTGATTCTATTCGTAATAATAGGATTGTCATTACTTGCTTATCGTAGTAAGTTTCGTAAAATTGTATATCAAACAGATAGCTGGCTTATTAATATTAAACCGGTATTTGCTGATGAACTTCGTGGGATTATCGGCAATATTTGTATAGAACACTATAAATATAAGAAGTATAGAAATTACTACAGAGGCTTTCTTGTTTCTTTTGTGGTGTTACTTATATTCTACTTTGATTTCATAGGCTTTACACAAATAGAGCCTACTGCTGGGGAAAAAGAAAAAGTGGGAGTGGGCAGTATTCTGCCTTCGTTCTCATTGAGAGATCAGTATGGAAATGTGTTTGTCACCGATTCCGTTATAGGCAAGAACTATCTGGTGCTCTTCTTTTATAATAGCGATAATAGTCCGAACTCTTTACGTGAGGTGTGGGCTTTCCGTGATAATCTCGACGATTTTAAAGCTGTCGGTGCTAAGGTTATCGGCATTGGAAAAGAATCTGTTTCAAGCCACAAGCAATTTTCTACCGAAAATGATCTTTTCTTTCCGTTGCTGAGTGACGAAGGTAACAAGATACGCAAACTCTTTCGAGTACCGTCCAATATGCTGGGATATATGCCCGGACGAGTTACCTACATTGTTGATAAAACAGGAAAAGTGATTTACGTACATAGTTCACAGGTGAGAACTTATAAGCATGCTACCAATGCGCTGAGGTTCCTGGAAAACATGAAGTAA